A region of Schistosoma mansoni strain Puerto Rico chromosome 1, complete genome DNA encodes the following proteins:
- a CDS encoding putative histone H2A: MSGRDKGGKYRAKARRRSARAGLQFPVGRVHRLLLKGNYAERVGASAPVYLAAVLEYLAAEVFELAGNTARDNKKTRNIPRHLQLAIRNDEELNKLHVGVTIAQGGVLPNIQAVLLPKKTDKVKP, from the coding sequence ATGAGTGGACGTGACAAAGGTGGAAAGTATCGTGCTAAGGCCAGGAGGCGATCAGCCCGTGCTGGTTTGCAGTTCCCGGTTGGTCGTGTCCATCGTCTCCTTCTCAAGGGGAACTACGCAGAACGTGTCGGGGCTAGTGCACCTGTCTATTTGGCAGCTGTCCTCGAGTACCTGGCGGCCGAAGTCTTTGAGTTAGCTGGCAATACCGCTCGTGACAACAAGAAGACCCGCAATATCCCTCGCCATTTACAACTGGCCATCCGCAATGACGAAGAGTTGAACAAGCTCCACGTTGGCGTAACCATCGCCCAGGGTGGTGTCCTGCCTAACATCCAAGCCGTGTTGCTGCCCAAGAAGACCGACAAGGTGAAGCCCTAA